One Ricinus communis isolate WT05 ecotype wild-type chromosome 7, ASM1957865v1, whole genome shotgun sequence genomic region harbors:
- the LOC8273558 gene encoding glucan endo-1,3-beta-glucosidase 1, translating to MSTFWLRIMLALLIMSITPPRSDGQLEQWCIADEQTPDGELQMALDWACGRGGADCSMIQVNKPCYFPNTVRDHASYAFNSYFQKFKHKSGSCYFKGAAMITELDPSHNSCHYEFFP from the exons ATGTCAACCTTTTGGCTAAGGATAATGCTTGCTCTTCTTATCATGTCCATAACTCCTCCAAGATCAG atggGCAGTTGGAGCAATGGTGCATAGCAGATGAGCAGACCCCAGATGGAGAGTTGCAAATGGCATTGGATTGGGCATGTGGGAGAGGTGGTGCAGATTGCAGTATGATTCAAGTGAATAAGCCCTGCTACTTTCCAAATACTGTAAGGGACCATGCTTCTTATGCTTTCAATAGCTACTTTCAGAAATTCAAGCACAAAAGTGGATCTTGCTACTTCAAAGGAGCTGCCATGATTACTGAGCTTGATCCTA GTCATAACTCTTGCCACTATGAATTTTTTCCCTGA